Proteins encoded by one window of Toxotes jaculatrix isolate fToxJac2 chromosome 22, fToxJac2.pri, whole genome shotgun sequence:
- the dennd5b gene encoding DENN domain-containing protein 5B isoform X4, translating into MSGSSSAVSGAAPCRFAHYFVICGIDTETGLEPDELAGENFEQSPLKRTFKSKVLARYPENLEWNPFDQDAVNMLCMPKGLSFRTQADKRDPQFHSFIITKEDGSRMYGFVHTFYEEVTSPQICSAMQTLYQMHNAEHASANPPSSSSSSSSSSSSSMDSLASSLDEADSPTSSSASASSSRAAGGYDSTRDTLYVSKALCLITPMPFMNACRQFLSQLHRAVTAETAPPLPLESYVHNILYEVPLPAPGRTLKFHGVYEPIVCQRPGLGELPLADFPLAEAFSLLGVENLVQVFTCTLLEMQILLYSEDYQRLMTVAESITTLLFPFQWQHVYVPILPASLLHFLDAPVPYLMGLQSKEGTDRSKLELPQEANLCFVDIDNHYIELPEDFPQFPNKTEFIQEVSEVLQGFGISASRGAPPRTGSSLGSNPSTPSRERKTVALQQLEDDGRNGNLAGEDLAVLELLQGNATLERLQALTKRTGVTVARVDALRAGVKAQVTGDRQGSRTAAEEEELRNAKLTVQLREVFASRFTTMFADYEAFVIQSAPDLESWLTNREQMHNFDKASFLSDQPEPYLPFLSHFIETQMFATFIDNKIMSQWEEKETLLRVFDTRIDKARLYNVRAPSLRSSSYQRCSILKESAQTIEQRLMKIDHTAIHPHLLDMKIGQGKYEQGFFPKLQADVLNTGPTNNKWSHRTMTAQRRKDRHRQQTEHLNLDNDLKEKYMQEARGLGKNLRQPKLSDLSPAVIAQTNWKFVEGLLKECRMKTKRMLVEKMGREAVELGHGEANITGLEENTLIASLCDLLERIWSHGLQVKQGKSALWSHLLHYQSREEKLEQQQTDSPSSYVPERRKSDSSISMPYLRLSLIQDMRHIQSMSEIKTDVGRARAWIRLSLEKKVLSQHLKQLLSRQALTKKLYKRYAFLRCEEEKEQFLFHLLSLNTVDYFCFTSVFTTIMIPYRVVIIPIKKLSNAMTTSNPWVCVSGELGDSGIMQIPKNVLEMAFDCQNLGKLTTVQLGHDNAGLLAKWLVDCVVVRNEITGHTYRFPCGRWLGKGVDDGSLERVLIGELMVPGSEDESGRGCRTPPLQRSPSQTRRISITSLSGRGCKPTSGQIQEAIGEAVNNIVKHFHKPEKERGSLTVLLCGENSLVAALEQFFHHGFKSARLFQKTVFVWDFVEKAVAYIESADQMGDLQETGGMTCQSLCHYINAINSTPRNIGKDGKFQLLVCLGARDRLLPQWLPLLVECPVIQQMYEDTALLRDRTTVNALIGVLETLHDFPITLESSLVKGIDL; encoded by the exons CTCTGTATGCCTAAAGGCCTGTCGTTCCGGACGCAGGCGGACAAGCGTGATCCTCAGTTTCACTCTTTCATCATCACCAAGGAGGATGGCTCTCGAATGTATGGCTTCGTCCACACCTTCTACGAGGAGGTGACCAGCCCCCAGATCTGCTCGGCCATGCAGACCCTCTACCAGATGCACAACGCAGAGCACGCCTCCGCCaaccccccttcctcctcctcctcctcctcttcctcctcctcctccagcatggACTCTCTGGCTAGCAGTTTAGACGAGGCCGACTCTCCGACCTCCTCCTCcgcttctgcttcttcttctcgGGCAGCAGGTGGCTACGACTCAACGCGGGACACTCTCTACGTGTCCAAAGCTTTGTGTCTGATCACCCCCATGCCATTCATGAACGCCTGCCGCCAGTTCCTGTCACAGCTACACAGGGCTGTCACAGCGGAGACTGCCCCCCCACTGCCACTAGAGAGCTACGTTCACAACATCCTGTACGAGGTGCCCCTCCCCGCCCCGGGCCGCACACTTAAGTTTCATGGTGTATACGAGCCCATCGTGTGCCAGAGGCCCGGGCTCGGGGAGCTTCCGCTGGCCGACTTCCCCCTTGCAGAGGCCTTCAGTCTGCTGGGAGTGGAAAACCTGGTCCAGGTGTTCACCTGCACTCTGCTGGAGATGCAGATCCTCCTGTACTCAGAGG ACTACCAGCGGCTGATGACCGTGGCAGAGAGCATCACAACCCTACTGTTTCCTTTCCAGTGGCAGCACGTCTATGTCCCGATCCTGCCAGCCTCCCTGCTCCACTTCCTGGACGCCCCCGTTCCCTACCTGATGGGCCTGCAGTCAAAGGAGGGCACTGACCGCTCCAAACTAGAACTTCCTCAGGAG GCCAACCTGTGTTTTGTCGATATTGACAACCACTACATTGAGCTTCCAGAGGACTTCCCCCAGTTCCCCAATAAGACCGAGTTCATCCAGGAGGTCAGCGAGGTACTGCAGGGCTTTGGTATCTCTGCCAGCAGGGGGGCCCCACCACGGACCGGCAGCAGTCTCGGCAGCAACCCCTCCACACCAAGCAGGGAGCGCAAGACCGTTGCCCTCCAGCAGCTTGAGGATGACGGGCGCAATGGCAACCTGGCAGGGGAGGACCTCGCTGTGTTGGAGCTGCTGCAGGGAAACGCCACCTTGGAGCGACTGCAGGCACTGACCAAACGCACCGGGGTGACGGTGGCCCGCGTGGACGCCCTGAGGGCTGGGGTCAAAGCCCAGGTGACAGGCGACCGGCAAGGGAGCAGGACAgcagctgaagaggaggagctgaggaacgCCAAGCTGACCGTCCAGCTGAGAGAGGTGTTCGCCAGCCGCTTCACCACCATGTTTGCCGACTACGAAGCCTTTGTCATCCAGAGCGCCCCGGACCTGGAGTCCTGGCTCACGAACAGGGAGCAGATGCACAACTTCGACAAG GCCTCATTCCTGTCAGACCAGCCGGAGCCCTACCTGCCCTTCCTCTCCCACTTCATTGAGACACAGATGTTCGCCACCTTCATCGACAACAAAATCATGTCCCagtgggaggagaaggagacgCTGCTGCGCGTCTTTGACACTCGCATCGACAAGGCCCGCCTCTATAACGTCCGCGCCCCCAGCCTCCGCTCCTCCAGCTACCAGAGGTGCTCCATCCTTAAGGAGTCTG CCCAGACCATCGAGCAGCGGCTAATGAAGATTGACCACACGGCCATCCACCCCCACCTACTGGACATGAAGATCGGCCAGGGCAAATACGAGCAGGGCTTCTTCCCCAAACTGCAGGCTGACGTGCTCAACACGGGTCCAACCAATAACAA GTGGTCTCATAGGACAATGACAGCTCAGCGAAGGAAAGACCgccacagacaacaaacagagcATTTGAACCTCGATAACGACTTGAAAGAG AAGTACATGCAGGAAGCCCGTGGCCTGGGGAAGAACCTGCGACAGCCCAAACTGTCTGATCTGTCTCCTGCCGTCATCGCCCAGACCAACTGGAAGTTTGTGGAGGGGCTTCTCAAAGAGTGTCGCATGAAG accaAGCGCATGCTGGTGGAGAAGATGGGACGGGAGGCGGTGGAGCTGGGCCACGGCGAGGCCAACATCACCGGACTGGAGGAGAACACTCTGATCGCCAGCCTGTGTGACCTGCTGGAGAGGATCTGGAGCCACGGGCTGCAGGTCAAGcag GGGAAGTCGGCCCTTTGGTCCCACCTGCTGCACTACCAGTCCcgagaggagaagctggagcagcagcagactgattCACCAT CATCATACGTTCCTGAGAGGAGGAAGTCGGATTCGTCCATATCGATGCCATATCTCCGTTTGTCCCTTATCCAGGATATGAG gcACATTCAGAGTATGTCGGAAATCAAGACAGACGTGGGCCGAGCCAGAGCCTGGATCCGTCTGTCACTGGAGAAGAAGGTCCTCTCTCAGCacctcaaacagctgctgtccCGTCAAGCCTTAACTAA GAAGCTGTACAAGCGTTATGCTTTCCTGCGCTgcgaggaggagaaggagcagttCCTCTTCCACCTGCTGTCGCTCAACACTGTCGACTACTTCTGCTTCACCAGCGTCTTCACCACCATCA TGATCCCGTACCGAGTCGTCATCATCCCCATCAAGAAGCTGAGCAATGCCATGACCACCTCCAAcccctgggtgtgtgtgtcgggggagCTGGGAGACTCAGGTATCATGCAGATCCCCAAGAACGTCCTGGAGATGGCCTTTGAC tgCCAGAACCTGGGGAAGCTGACCACAGTGCAGCTGGGACATGACAACGCTGGTCTTCTGGCCAAATGGCTGGTGGACTGTGTCGTGGTGCGCAATGAGATCACaggacacacatacag GTTCCCATGTGGCCGATGGCTCGGTAAGGGCGTAGACGACGGCAGCCTGGAGAGggttctgatcggtgagctgaTGGTGCCCGGCAGCGAGGACGAATCTGGGAGAGGCTGCCGTACGCCTCCGCTGCAGCGCTCACCGTCCCAGACCAGACGCATCAGCATCACGTCGCTGTCGGGACGAGGATGCA AACCAACCTCAGGCCAGATCCAGGAAGCCATCGGGGAGGCAGTGAACAATATCGTCAAACACTTTCACAAGCCAGAGAAAGAG AGGGGCAGCCTGACGGTGCTTCTGTGCGGAGAGAACAGCTTGGTGGCAGCTCTGGAGCAGTTTTTCCATCACGGCTTCAAGTCTGCCCGGCTCTTCCAGAAGACGGTGTTCGTGTGGGACTTTGTGG AGAAGGCCGTTGCCTACATTGAGTCAGCTGACCAGATGGGAGACCTTCAGGAGACGGGGGGGATGACTTGTCAATCACTCTGTCACTACATCAACGCAATCAACTCCACCCCAAGGAACATCGGAAAGGATGGGAAGTTCCAGCTGCTGGTGTGCCTTGGAGCCAG AGACCGCCTGCTGCCCCAGTGGCTCCCCCTGCTGGTGGAGTGCCCTGTGATCCAACAGATGTATGAGGACACGGCCCTGCTCAGAGACCGCACCACTGTCAACGCCCTCATCGGTGTCCTGGAAACGCTTCACGACTTCCCCATCACACTGGAATCCTCACTGGTAAAAGGTATCGATCTTTAG
- the dennd5b gene encoding DENN domain-containing protein 5B isoform X2: MSGSSSAVSGAAPCRFAHYFVICGIDTETGLEPDELAALYQWLEADRQGRGGDAAATGENFEQSPLKRTFKSKVLARYPENLEWNPFDQDAVNMLCMPKGLSFRTQADKRDPQFHSFIITKEDGSRMYGFVHTFYEEVTSPQICSAMQTLYQMHNAEHASANPPSSSSSSSSSSSSSMDSLASSLDEADSPTSSSASASSSRAAGGYDSTRDTLYVSKALCLITPMPFMNACRQFLSQLHRAVTAETAPPLPLESYVHNILYEVPLPAPGRTLKFHGVYEPIVCQRPGLGELPLADFPLAEAFSLLGVENLVQVFTCTLLEMQILLYSEDYQRLMTVAESITTLLFPFQWQHVYVPILPASLLHFLDAPVPYLMGLQSKEGTDRSKLELPQEANLCFVDIDNHYIELPEDFPQFPNKTEFIQEVSEVLQGFGISASRGAPPRTGSSLGSNPSTPSRERKTVALQQLEDDGRNGNLAGEDLAVLELLQGNATLERLQALTKRTGVTVARVDALRAGVKAQVTGDRQGSRTAAEEEELRNAKLTVQLREVFASRFTTMFADYEAFVIQSAPDLESWLTNREQMHNFDKASFLSDQPEPYLPFLSHFIETQMFATFIDNKIMSQWEEKETLLRVFDTRIDKARLYNVRAPSLRSSSYQRCSILKESAQTIEQRLMKIDHTAIHPHLLDMKIGQGKYEQGFFPKLQADVLNTGPTNNKWSHRTMTAQRRKDRHRQQTEHLNLDNDLKEKYMQEARGLGKNLRQPKLSDLSPAVIAQTNWKFVEGLLKECRMKTKRMLVEKMGREAVELGHGEANITGLEENTLIASLCDLLERIWSHGLQVKQGKSALWSHLLHYQSREEKLEQQQTDSPSSYVPERRKSDSSISMPYLRLSLIQDMRHIQSMSEIKTDVGRARAWIRLSLEKKVLSQHLKQLLSRQALTKKLYKRYAFLRCEEEKEQFLFHLLSLNTVDYFCFTSVFTTIMIPYRVVIIPIKKLSNAMTTSNPWVCVSGELGDSGIMQIPKNVLEMAFDCQNLGKLTTVQLGHDNAGLLAKWLVDCVVVRNEITGHTYRFPCGRWLGKGVDDGSLERVLIGELMVPGSEDESGRGCRTPPLQRSPSQTRRISITSLSGRGCKPTSGQIQEAIGEAVNNIVKHFHKPEKERGSLTVLLCGENSLVAALEQFFHHGFKSARLFQKTVFVWDFVEKAVAYIESADQMGDLQETGGMTCQSLCHYINAINSTPRNIGKDGKFQLLVCLGARDRLLPQWLPLLVECPVIQQMYEDTALLRDRTTVNALIGVLETLHDFPITLESSLVKGIDL, encoded by the exons CTCTGTATGCCTAAAGGCCTGTCGTTCCGGACGCAGGCGGACAAGCGTGATCCTCAGTTTCACTCTTTCATCATCACCAAGGAGGATGGCTCTCGAATGTATGGCTTCGTCCACACCTTCTACGAGGAGGTGACCAGCCCCCAGATCTGCTCGGCCATGCAGACCCTCTACCAGATGCACAACGCAGAGCACGCCTCCGCCaaccccccttcctcctcctcctcctcctcttcctcctcctcctccagcatggACTCTCTGGCTAGCAGTTTAGACGAGGCCGACTCTCCGACCTCCTCCTCcgcttctgcttcttcttctcgGGCAGCAGGTGGCTACGACTCAACGCGGGACACTCTCTACGTGTCCAAAGCTTTGTGTCTGATCACCCCCATGCCATTCATGAACGCCTGCCGCCAGTTCCTGTCACAGCTACACAGGGCTGTCACAGCGGAGACTGCCCCCCCACTGCCACTAGAGAGCTACGTTCACAACATCCTGTACGAGGTGCCCCTCCCCGCCCCGGGCCGCACACTTAAGTTTCATGGTGTATACGAGCCCATCGTGTGCCAGAGGCCCGGGCTCGGGGAGCTTCCGCTGGCCGACTTCCCCCTTGCAGAGGCCTTCAGTCTGCTGGGAGTGGAAAACCTGGTCCAGGTGTTCACCTGCACTCTGCTGGAGATGCAGATCCTCCTGTACTCAGAGG ACTACCAGCGGCTGATGACCGTGGCAGAGAGCATCACAACCCTACTGTTTCCTTTCCAGTGGCAGCACGTCTATGTCCCGATCCTGCCAGCCTCCCTGCTCCACTTCCTGGACGCCCCCGTTCCCTACCTGATGGGCCTGCAGTCAAAGGAGGGCACTGACCGCTCCAAACTAGAACTTCCTCAGGAG GCCAACCTGTGTTTTGTCGATATTGACAACCACTACATTGAGCTTCCAGAGGACTTCCCCCAGTTCCCCAATAAGACCGAGTTCATCCAGGAGGTCAGCGAGGTACTGCAGGGCTTTGGTATCTCTGCCAGCAGGGGGGCCCCACCACGGACCGGCAGCAGTCTCGGCAGCAACCCCTCCACACCAAGCAGGGAGCGCAAGACCGTTGCCCTCCAGCAGCTTGAGGATGACGGGCGCAATGGCAACCTGGCAGGGGAGGACCTCGCTGTGTTGGAGCTGCTGCAGGGAAACGCCACCTTGGAGCGACTGCAGGCACTGACCAAACGCACCGGGGTGACGGTGGCCCGCGTGGACGCCCTGAGGGCTGGGGTCAAAGCCCAGGTGACAGGCGACCGGCAAGGGAGCAGGACAgcagctgaagaggaggagctgaggaacgCCAAGCTGACCGTCCAGCTGAGAGAGGTGTTCGCCAGCCGCTTCACCACCATGTTTGCCGACTACGAAGCCTTTGTCATCCAGAGCGCCCCGGACCTGGAGTCCTGGCTCACGAACAGGGAGCAGATGCACAACTTCGACAAG GCCTCATTCCTGTCAGACCAGCCGGAGCCCTACCTGCCCTTCCTCTCCCACTTCATTGAGACACAGATGTTCGCCACCTTCATCGACAACAAAATCATGTCCCagtgggaggagaaggagacgCTGCTGCGCGTCTTTGACACTCGCATCGACAAGGCCCGCCTCTATAACGTCCGCGCCCCCAGCCTCCGCTCCTCCAGCTACCAGAGGTGCTCCATCCTTAAGGAGTCTG CCCAGACCATCGAGCAGCGGCTAATGAAGATTGACCACACGGCCATCCACCCCCACCTACTGGACATGAAGATCGGCCAGGGCAAATACGAGCAGGGCTTCTTCCCCAAACTGCAGGCTGACGTGCTCAACACGGGTCCAACCAATAACAA GTGGTCTCATAGGACAATGACAGCTCAGCGAAGGAAAGACCgccacagacaacaaacagagcATTTGAACCTCGATAACGACTTGAAAGAG AAGTACATGCAGGAAGCCCGTGGCCTGGGGAAGAACCTGCGACAGCCCAAACTGTCTGATCTGTCTCCTGCCGTCATCGCCCAGACCAACTGGAAGTTTGTGGAGGGGCTTCTCAAAGAGTGTCGCATGAAG accaAGCGCATGCTGGTGGAGAAGATGGGACGGGAGGCGGTGGAGCTGGGCCACGGCGAGGCCAACATCACCGGACTGGAGGAGAACACTCTGATCGCCAGCCTGTGTGACCTGCTGGAGAGGATCTGGAGCCACGGGCTGCAGGTCAAGcag GGGAAGTCGGCCCTTTGGTCCCACCTGCTGCACTACCAGTCCcgagaggagaagctggagcagcagcagactgattCACCAT CATCATACGTTCCTGAGAGGAGGAAGTCGGATTCGTCCATATCGATGCCATATCTCCGTTTGTCCCTTATCCAGGATATGAG gcACATTCAGAGTATGTCGGAAATCAAGACAGACGTGGGCCGAGCCAGAGCCTGGATCCGTCTGTCACTGGAGAAGAAGGTCCTCTCTCAGCacctcaaacagctgctgtccCGTCAAGCCTTAACTAA GAAGCTGTACAAGCGTTATGCTTTCCTGCGCTgcgaggaggagaaggagcagttCCTCTTCCACCTGCTGTCGCTCAACACTGTCGACTACTTCTGCTTCACCAGCGTCTTCACCACCATCA TGATCCCGTACCGAGTCGTCATCATCCCCATCAAGAAGCTGAGCAATGCCATGACCACCTCCAAcccctgggtgtgtgtgtcgggggagCTGGGAGACTCAGGTATCATGCAGATCCCCAAGAACGTCCTGGAGATGGCCTTTGAC tgCCAGAACCTGGGGAAGCTGACCACAGTGCAGCTGGGACATGACAACGCTGGTCTTCTGGCCAAATGGCTGGTGGACTGTGTCGTGGTGCGCAATGAGATCACaggacacacatacag GTTCCCATGTGGCCGATGGCTCGGTAAGGGCGTAGACGACGGCAGCCTGGAGAGggttctgatcggtgagctgaTGGTGCCCGGCAGCGAGGACGAATCTGGGAGAGGCTGCCGTACGCCTCCGCTGCAGCGCTCACCGTCCCAGACCAGACGCATCAGCATCACGTCGCTGTCGGGACGAGGATGCA AACCAACCTCAGGCCAGATCCAGGAAGCCATCGGGGAGGCAGTGAACAATATCGTCAAACACTTTCACAAGCCAGAGAAAGAG AGGGGCAGCCTGACGGTGCTTCTGTGCGGAGAGAACAGCTTGGTGGCAGCTCTGGAGCAGTTTTTCCATCACGGCTTCAAGTCTGCCCGGCTCTTCCAGAAGACGGTGTTCGTGTGGGACTTTGTGG AGAAGGCCGTTGCCTACATTGAGTCAGCTGACCAGATGGGAGACCTTCAGGAGACGGGGGGGATGACTTGTCAATCACTCTGTCACTACATCAACGCAATCAACTCCACCCCAAGGAACATCGGAAAGGATGGGAAGTTCCAGCTGCTGGTGTGCCTTGGAGCCAG AGACCGCCTGCTGCCCCAGTGGCTCCCCCTGCTGGTGGAGTGCCCTGTGATCCAACAGATGTATGAGGACACGGCCCTGCTCAGAGACCGCACCACTGTCAACGCCCTCATCGGTGTCCTGGAAACGCTTCACGACTTCCCCATCACACTGGAATCCTCACTGGTAAAAGGTATCGATCTTTAG
- the dennd5b gene encoding DENN domain-containing protein 5B isoform X5: MSGSSSAVSGAAPCRFAHYFVICGIDTETGLEPDELAALYQWLEADRQGRGGDAAATGENFEQSPLKRTFKSKVLARYPENLEWNPFDQDAVNMLCMPKGLSFRTQADKRDPQFHSFIITKEDGSRMYGFVHTFYEEVTSPQICSAMQTLYQMHNAEHASANPPSSSSSSSSSSSSSMDSLASSLDEADSPTSSSASASSSRAAGGYDSTRDTLYVSKALCLITPMPFMNACRQFLSQLHRAVTAETAPPLPLESYVHNILYEVPLPAPGRTLKFHGVYEPIVCQRPGLGELPLADFPLAEAFSLLGVENLVQVFTCTLLEMQILLYSEDYQRLMTVAESITTLLFPFQWQHVYVPILPASLLHFLDAPVPYLMGLQSKEGTDRSKLELPQEANLCFVDIDNHYIELPEDFPQFPNKTEFIQEVSEVLQGFGISASRGAPPRTGSSLGSNPSTPSRERKTVALQQLEDDGRNGNLAGEDLAVLELLQGNATLERLQALTKRTGVTVARVDALRAGVKAQVTGDRQGSRTAAEEEELRNAKLTVQLREVFASRFTTMFADYEAFVIQSAPDLESWLTNREQMHNFDKASFLSDQPEPYLPFLSHFIETQMFATFIDNKIMSQWEEKETLLRVFDTRIDKARLYNVRAPSLRSSSYQRCSILKESAQTIEQRLMKIDHTAIHPHLLDMKIGQGKYEQGFFPKLQADVLNTGPTNNKWSHRTMTAQRRKDRHRQQTEHLNLDNDLKEKYMQEARGLGKNLRQPKLSDLSPAVIAQTNWKFVEGLLKECRMKTKRMLVEKMGREAVELGHGEANITGLEENTLIASLCDLLERIWSHGLQVKQGKSALWSHLLHYQSREEKLEQQQTDSPSSYVPERRKSDSSISMPYLRLSLIQDMRHIQSMSEIKTDVGRARAWIRLSLEKKVLSQHLKQLLSRQALTKKLYKRYAFLRCEEEKEQFLFHLLSLNTVDYFCFTSVFTTIMIPYRVVIIPIKKLSNAMTTSNPWVCVSGELGDSGIMQIPKNVLEMAFDVSSADL; this comes from the exons CTCTGTATGCCTAAAGGCCTGTCGTTCCGGACGCAGGCGGACAAGCGTGATCCTCAGTTTCACTCTTTCATCATCACCAAGGAGGATGGCTCTCGAATGTATGGCTTCGTCCACACCTTCTACGAGGAGGTGACCAGCCCCCAGATCTGCTCGGCCATGCAGACCCTCTACCAGATGCACAACGCAGAGCACGCCTCCGCCaaccccccttcctcctcctcctcctcctcttcctcctcctcctccagcatggACTCTCTGGCTAGCAGTTTAGACGAGGCCGACTCTCCGACCTCCTCCTCcgcttctgcttcttcttctcgGGCAGCAGGTGGCTACGACTCAACGCGGGACACTCTCTACGTGTCCAAAGCTTTGTGTCTGATCACCCCCATGCCATTCATGAACGCCTGCCGCCAGTTCCTGTCACAGCTACACAGGGCTGTCACAGCGGAGACTGCCCCCCCACTGCCACTAGAGAGCTACGTTCACAACATCCTGTACGAGGTGCCCCTCCCCGCCCCGGGCCGCACACTTAAGTTTCATGGTGTATACGAGCCCATCGTGTGCCAGAGGCCCGGGCTCGGGGAGCTTCCGCTGGCCGACTTCCCCCTTGCAGAGGCCTTCAGTCTGCTGGGAGTGGAAAACCTGGTCCAGGTGTTCACCTGCACTCTGCTGGAGATGCAGATCCTCCTGTACTCAGAGG ACTACCAGCGGCTGATGACCGTGGCAGAGAGCATCACAACCCTACTGTTTCCTTTCCAGTGGCAGCACGTCTATGTCCCGATCCTGCCAGCCTCCCTGCTCCACTTCCTGGACGCCCCCGTTCCCTACCTGATGGGCCTGCAGTCAAAGGAGGGCACTGACCGCTCCAAACTAGAACTTCCTCAGGAG GCCAACCTGTGTTTTGTCGATATTGACAACCACTACATTGAGCTTCCAGAGGACTTCCCCCAGTTCCCCAATAAGACCGAGTTCATCCAGGAGGTCAGCGAGGTACTGCAGGGCTTTGGTATCTCTGCCAGCAGGGGGGCCCCACCACGGACCGGCAGCAGTCTCGGCAGCAACCCCTCCACACCAAGCAGGGAGCGCAAGACCGTTGCCCTCCAGCAGCTTGAGGATGACGGGCGCAATGGCAACCTGGCAGGGGAGGACCTCGCTGTGTTGGAGCTGCTGCAGGGAAACGCCACCTTGGAGCGACTGCAGGCACTGACCAAACGCACCGGGGTGACGGTGGCCCGCGTGGACGCCCTGAGGGCTGGGGTCAAAGCCCAGGTGACAGGCGACCGGCAAGGGAGCAGGACAgcagctgaagaggaggagctgaggaacgCCAAGCTGACCGTCCAGCTGAGAGAGGTGTTCGCCAGCCGCTTCACCACCATGTTTGCCGACTACGAAGCCTTTGTCATCCAGAGCGCCCCGGACCTGGAGTCCTGGCTCACGAACAGGGAGCAGATGCACAACTTCGACAAG GCCTCATTCCTGTCAGACCAGCCGGAGCCCTACCTGCCCTTCCTCTCCCACTTCATTGAGACACAGATGTTCGCCACCTTCATCGACAACAAAATCATGTCCCagtgggaggagaaggagacgCTGCTGCGCGTCTTTGACACTCGCATCGACAAGGCCCGCCTCTATAACGTCCGCGCCCCCAGCCTCCGCTCCTCCAGCTACCAGAGGTGCTCCATCCTTAAGGAGTCTG CCCAGACCATCGAGCAGCGGCTAATGAAGATTGACCACACGGCCATCCACCCCCACCTACTGGACATGAAGATCGGCCAGGGCAAATACGAGCAGGGCTTCTTCCCCAAACTGCAGGCTGACGTGCTCAACACGGGTCCAACCAATAACAA GTGGTCTCATAGGACAATGACAGCTCAGCGAAGGAAAGACCgccacagacaacaaacagagcATTTGAACCTCGATAACGACTTGAAAGAG AAGTACATGCAGGAAGCCCGTGGCCTGGGGAAGAACCTGCGACAGCCCAAACTGTCTGATCTGTCTCCTGCCGTCATCGCCCAGACCAACTGGAAGTTTGTGGAGGGGCTTCTCAAAGAGTGTCGCATGAAG accaAGCGCATGCTGGTGGAGAAGATGGGACGGGAGGCGGTGGAGCTGGGCCACGGCGAGGCCAACATCACCGGACTGGAGGAGAACACTCTGATCGCCAGCCTGTGTGACCTGCTGGAGAGGATCTGGAGCCACGGGCTGCAGGTCAAGcag GGGAAGTCGGCCCTTTGGTCCCACCTGCTGCACTACCAGTCCcgagaggagaagctggagcagcagcagactgattCACCAT CATCATACGTTCCTGAGAGGAGGAAGTCGGATTCGTCCATATCGATGCCATATCTCCGTTTGTCCCTTATCCAGGATATGAG gcACATTCAGAGTATGTCGGAAATCAAGACAGACGTGGGCCGAGCCAGAGCCTGGATCCGTCTGTCACTGGAGAAGAAGGTCCTCTCTCAGCacctcaaacagctgctgtccCGTCAAGCCTTAACTAA GAAGCTGTACAAGCGTTATGCTTTCCTGCGCTgcgaggaggagaaggagcagttCCTCTTCCACCTGCTGTCGCTCAACACTGTCGACTACTTCTGCTTCACCAGCGTCTTCACCACCATCA TGATCCCGTACCGAGTCGTCATCATCCCCATCAAGAAGCTGAGCAATGCCATGACCACCTCCAAcccctgggtgtgtgtgtcgggggagCTGGGAGACTCAGGTATCATGCAGATCCCCAAGAACGTCCTGGAGATGGCCTTTGACGTAAGTAGCGCCGACCTCTAA